The genomic DNA ACCAATAGAAGCTAATACCGTTGCAAAAATGACAGTCAAAATCTGAACAAATGATAAATCAAGCCCATAAAACTGAACAATAAATAAAATAGCAACTCCTTGATATATCGCAGTTCCATCCATATTAATAGTTGCTCCAAGTGGAAGAATAAAGCTACTTACTCGATTTGATACACCTAGGTTTTCCCTCGTATTCTTTAATGTAACTGGGAGTGTTCCAGCACTGCTTGCAGTACTAAAAGCAACTAATGCTGCTGGTCCAATTCCTTTAAAAAAAGTATACGGATTCATCTTTGCAAAGCTTTTTACAGCAAATGAATAAATAACTAAAGCATGAACTGTACAAGCAATCGCTGTTGCCGCAACAACCTTTATTAATGGCATCAAAACTGAAAGTCCATATTCACCAACTATCGGTGCGACTAAGCCAATAATACCTAACGGCGCTATCCGCATGACAATCCCCGTGATTTTAAACATAATCTCCGCAAAGCCATCAAAAAAAGTATAGACAAGCTTTGCTTTTTCTCCTACTAATGTGATCGCTAAACCGATAAAAATAGCGAAAAAAATAATTTGTAGCACATTTCCTTCTGTTAGTGCAGAAAATGGATTAGTTGGAATAATATTTAAAATAGTTTGAACAACGCCAGCTGTTTCCTGTGCCTCTAAAGTTGTCTCAGTAACAGTTAACTCTACTCCTGAACCAGGAGAAATAATGAAAGCAAAGCTTAATCCGATCATAACTGCTATAGCAGTTGTTACTAAATAATACGCCATTGTCTTTATACCCATTCTTCCAAGCTGTTTCGGATCACCTGTACTGGCTATCCCTACAACTAAAGAAGATAATATTAATGGAGCGATGATAAATTTAATTAATCGTAAAAATAAATCACCAAATGGTTGCAATACACTAATAGATGCCCCAAAAATAACTCCTAAAATAATTGCGATAACAAAAGCAATAAAAATTTGTGTTAATAAATTTATTTTAACCAACGTTTCCACTCCCCCATTATGCAAGTCGTCAATAAAAAATATTCATTTTACTGAAAATTATGAAAATTTTTTAACGACTTTAGAAAGTTAGGGACATGCATATTAATTAGAGCGATATATAACCATTGCAGAAAAACAATAAATTTGTTCGTCTTCATCCTCTTGTATAATTGCGATATTGTATTTAATATCCACTATTTTCTCCTCATCCAGACGTTTTAAAAATTGATTCATTTCTATTTCTAAATCTTGTTCATGCTCATAGTCAAACAATTTGACCTGAATCAAGCGTTTCTCTCCCTTTCTTTTTTTCTATTATTATATTAAAACAAGCAGTCAATTATTCATATAACAATCGTTAGATTAGCAAGATTTCATTCATCATGATCTTTCAGTGCTTTAAATAAGGTGGGGCTTTTTCCACTTTAAAGAAGCAGAATGGAGGAGATTAGAAGGATGTTTAGCATTTCGATCGTAAAAAATAAAAAGCGCCTATACTTAGCTAGACGCTCTCGATCTACTAGATCGTTTTCCCTGTCCATTCAAGCATTCCGCCAATCATATTCCATACATTAAATCCTTGTTCTTGCAAGTAATAACAAACGTGTCCACTTCGATTTCCAGAACGGCAAATAAAAATATACTCTTTATTTTTATCAAAAGAAGCTAAAGAAAAAGGAATTTCTCCCATTGGGATATGAATAGCTCCCGGAATTGTACCTAACGCAACTTCCTCCTCTTCTCGTACATCAATGATATTTAACTTTTCACCAGCTTCAACCTTTGCTTTTACTTGTTCAGGAGTAATAATCTGAATTTCTTCCATTTTTTCAAAATCCCCCTTCGGCGAAATAGCTACTTTAATAGTTTCGTTTTAATGAAATAAAATACACTACAAACTGAATGAACGGCAACAACAAAATCACTATAATTGGATAATAAGGAATCATTTCATTTACAAATGGATAAAAAAGCATTAACCCTGTTACAATCGGATAAAGGTAACCCATAGAAATATAAGAGGCACGACAAGCTTTTGCTGTAATTTGTTTTTCCCGTTCATCCATCTCTTCTAATTCTGGGGGTAACAAAAATGCTTGTTTTAATGAGCTTCGCTTCTTTCTATTACTAACAAACATAATCGCAGATAGAGCCCCGCCAATTAATAGAGCTGCTAATAAAGGTGTTAAATGTAATTCGATTTCCCACTTAGACGGTTGATTTTTAATGACTTCCGCAAACTGAATTTGCGCATCATAAAATGCCACCATCGCCCAACCGAACAAGACTAATACAGTAACTGTTATGAAGCCGTTACGCCGTATATTCATTCTTCTCCCTCCATGAAAAAAATTTCTTCAATTTGTAAGTTAAACACATGAGCAATTTTCATCGCTAATAATAATGACGGTATGTAGCTCCCTTTTTCTAAAGCAACAATCGTCTGCCTAGTAACAGCAACAGATTTAGCAAGGTCAGATTGTGTCAACCCATATTTGGCTCGTAATTCTCTTACTCGATTTGATAATGTCATTCATAACCTCACCTCTTTAATTCGTTATTATTGTAAAGTTCAATTTACATTTTGTCAAGTATACTTTACATTCAGGGATTTTTTCAGTCCATCATCTTTAAGCTCTAAAAAAAATAAACTGGTAATAATACACCAGTTTATTTTTAAGTTAG from Bacillus aquiflavi includes the following:
- a CDS encoding dicarboxylate/amino acid:cation symporter, with the protein product MVKINLLTQIFIAFVIAIILGVIFGASISVLQPFGDLFLRLIKFIIAPLILSSLVVGIASTGDPKQLGRMGIKTMAYYLVTTAIAVMIGLSFAFIISPGSGVELTVTETTLEAQETAGVVQTILNIIPTNPFSALTEGNVLQIIFFAIFIGLAITLVGEKAKLVYTFFDGFAEIMFKITGIVMRIAPLGIIGLVAPIVGEYGLSVLMPLIKVVAATAIACTVHALVIYSFAVKSFAKMNPYTFFKGIGPAALVAFSTASSAGTLPVTLKNTRENLGVSNRVSSFILPLGATINMDGTAIYQGVAILFIVQFYGLDLSFVQILTVIFATVLASIGTAGIPGAGLIMLTMVLSSVHLPLEGIALIAGIDRILDMFRTTVNVVGDASAAVVVAGSEKELKHLENSI
- a CDS encoding rhodanese-like domain-containing protein; translation: MEEIQIITPEQVKAKVEAGEKLNIIDVREEEEVALGTIPGAIHIPMGEIPFSLASFDKNKEYIFICRSGNRSGHVCYYLQEQGFNVWNMIGGMLEWTGKTI
- a CDS encoding sporulation protein Cse60, with protein sequence MIQVKLFDYEHEQDLEIEMNQFLKRLDEEKIVDIKYNIAIIQEDEDEQIYCFSAMVIYRSN
- a CDS encoding helix-turn-helix transcriptional regulator — encoded protein: MTLSNRVRELRAKYGLTQSDLAKSVAVTRQTIVALEKGSYIPSLLLAMKIAHVFNLQIEEIFFMEGEE